Genomic window (Cucumis sativus cultivar 9930 chromosome 2, Cucumber_9930_V3, whole genome shotgun sequence):
ACCGACTGTCCATAAGAAATTCTCCATCAATCTATTTCTTGCAAAGCTCAATTTTTCCCCTAGTCCACTGCTTTTCCACCAACTATATATTCATATGCAATAAATCATGTTAAGTTTGTAAAAGCATTATTGATATTACTAAATtcacaaaataagaaataaagaaaaatgtaaaaagaaagagaattgaCGTATAAATTTGTGTAGTTCACTAACCGTCTGTTAGATACATTTAAGCACAGAGAAAGTATTACTTTACACGTGTAGGGTGTTTAcctttttatctattttttccctttctttttacattttatataacTTTGCTTCGTTGGACAAAAAATTTCACAGAAACACTCAAGCTAAGCTTGATCTCTCTTTAGTCTATTCTATTTAATGGTTTTAATAGAGTTTTTAGACGAagatagaagaagagaagatggaAACAATCAAACACAAGAATATTAAAGTGGTTTAGTTATAAAACAACCTACATCCACTCTACTTCGGACCATTAGGTTTTATTAAGAGAAACTTTAGCAATTGATACAAGGTTGATCTCTCTAATCcttctatttatagaaaataaaaacaagattaGTTATAGCTCAAAATTTGGAGagcttttcttttacatttattcGAGATAACTTAATCTTAGGTTATACCTTTCCACATGAAGGAACAATTTTAGCAGGAAGGGTGATTACAAAATCTGAATGAAATAGCAAAATAGGCTGCTTATgtgtttttctaaactttaatttgGATCGTAATTATAAATAAccataaataattaagtatctaaatataaattcttaataGGTTTCGGGGGCAACAAGTGTGTTGTACGTGTTTGATCAATCAAAGTTTTATATAACAGATTCAAGATATTCCAACGAATGGTCTAATTTATTTGAGCATAGAATTTCCATTTAGATTAAAAATCAACGCACTCTATATTGATACAAAGATGATTGAgagtgttttaaaatttatatacaatACATGAATTACTTctcttattattgttttattattttaaaatggaatattttgtttttgtgttttggtATAAGAGTTCACAAGgccaaaatgaatattttgtccaagaacataaaatttgaacccATAATGATGAACTTAAAAGAGGCATAAGTCTTCGAGGGCATTTGAGGATTATCTCATGTTCCGAAAGATGAGTTGACCTCGTGATCTTTACGAGATAGGGTCTCGTCTTCTATTTGTCATTTAGATTAATTTATGGTTGAATTTGATGTTACTCTAGCTAATATTTGAAGGAGATtgatatataattcattgattCGTCCTTTGGGATTATTGTCTATAAAGGATGAGGTTTGACCCAAACAAcaagaaacatatatatatatagtgtaaGGAATTGATATGGTactgatataaataaattttgaaaataatgttctagatatatgtttatatataaatagtgtTACCTTGATGTATATTTCAGATCCTGTTGGTGGATAGATTGCACCCTATTGAAATCAAGTTtagcaaattcaagaagaATAGGATTCATATCCACTTTTCTCTCGTAGATATCAATGAACCATCTTGTATCCAATCTTGGCATTCTCCAATGTAAGGGAAGCTCCAATGCATGTCTAACAATCGCTACTTCATTTTCATCCTTGCTTGACTTCatgtatttttctaaatattccACTGTAAAATGTTTTGCGGTCTCTAAAATATTCTCCCCTTCTATACTCAAGAATGAGGCTTCGTACAAAAATAACATTCCATTTAAATCCTGATACATTTGTGTGTTGAAACTTTTCGTCTCACTCGAGtagaaattattgaaaacatCTGacattaaaaatacaaatatatattaaatattaaagatgtCTATATACATTTTGTAACTCATGCCACATGACCctagtaatatatatatgaaactttcatgtatataaatttttatattcaatgGATTCGATATAAGAAGTGAAATTGACATTTTCATTAGGATATAAACTTACAGATAGGATTCAACTTTCTAGGTAGAATCCAAAAAGAAAGCTTGTCTTGAAAGAATgagagaaattaatatttgtatgCATGCATTAAAAAGACATAGCAAGTGTTTAAGAAAGAATTATACATTAATACCTTGGGAAAGATTGAATCCATGTTGCCTTAGAAGTCTAAATTCAAGTGATGTTGCATAGAGATTATTGTTTTTCCAATGCTCCTGTTCATAGCTCTTATCGTATATCGTTTTCAACACGTTCTTAATCTCATTCTCAAAATGGTATGAGATTCCAAGTCGTTGTAACATATCAATGAGCTCGAGTTGTTTTAAAGGATCGTCAATTATTGTGTTCATGATGACTCTTATTTCTCCCTTCAATTGATTGAATCGTctcatatatatttcttcctAAACACAAAACATACATCCATGTAAATttccaattattttcaaaatcaaatttagtgTATTAAATTCTTGTTTGAAAACtctaaacaaaaagttttcaaaatcctctttttgaaaaatacgAGGAATCGAATGTcactttgaaaacaaaaatctaaaagcAAAACCATTGTTATCGAATAAACTCTAAATAGACGTACCAAACAACCAATTTAAAGATTGACTTTCATCATTCACATACCGCAAATTCACTTCTCAATGATTGGATAAACTCGTGTTTCCAAATAGAAGGTTGGTAATTTCCCGATCGTCGTATTACAGTCTTACTACACATTGTTGCAACACCAATTACTTTAAAGGTGCAAGGCACGTGCATGCATAAACgatcaaaattaaatgagacCCGTTCGACGAAAGGACTTATGGGAAAAGTGGGGAAAAGTTGGTGAAGAGCCATAgataagagaaaagaaaatgaagagttatatatgtgtatatatagatgatatatttaaactcaaactttgttggttttgatttgataGTTGTAATTGTGAAGAGAACCACCCTAAAGTATATATAGATGATACGAACATTGCTTTGTTCTTCCATAATATTTTTGGTTTGCATTAgattaatatcatataatatgGTCCCATTTACACTAAGCTTTTactaaataattgttattagtTATATCTACAACTACTGTTGTTTGATAGATTTTTTGTTAGAGCATTATTTACTCCTCAAAATGACatgtacttttctttttttattcttgattCGGCAACTGGCTATATTTGTTATTActagtaattttgtttttttagaaagatgatgaatgaaaaaaataatatttaaaaagcaTACACACTagctatatttatttattaatggtaatgatttaaaaaacatacacACTTGTAATAAAAGGATAAAACATAAtcattgttaaaattttaaaatattcgtAAATCATACTTACGTACTGCCTTAGGAATTAATGAATTCCATTGTCTCTTTTTCGTTAATATTAAAGATTTGCTTTTAGGAGACttagaaaatataacaatccGCCGCACAACTGTTTgtagatataaatatataaaagaattgaaatggTACTTACCAAACATTCAATGTATATACAAGATACTACTACCTAATACAATTATCCaaataatttacaaacaaactaaaatttaaattcaacttaCCGTCtatcaaacataaatttggttatatttacaatattgtttaaatatagtaaaatttatttattatccgTAGAAGTACTAGCGCTTATTCAATTCATTACGATTATGCGCTTATTTATATGTGTAAACTTAATCGTTTATGAGCAGGATTACAATTAACTAAAAGATTTAGAGTTTGGGATGGAGACATAAATGAGATGAAGATAACAATTGAATGAGAGAGATCATATTTTATGGGTTTagttagaaactaaattcggGTCATTTAGGTTGCCAACCCAAATAACccgaaaatatgggttgggttgagaatgtctcccaACTCAATCCAACCCGATTTCACCATTAATAGCTAGCTACTACTTTTCTTAGCCTTCAtcgtttatttaaaaaaaaaaatctacaacatccattttgttttctcttatAATGGGTTATCTAGTTCGAAAAGCTCTCTGCAATACTAAAAATCCAACACAGGAAAAACTGTAACTTAGTTGAAGGTATATGATACGGCTTAAGTCCCAATAATCCACACTTCAAACAACGAGAGAGTTTAGTGTTTcgaatttcaacattttttttttattttttagttattgttgttcttattttcctctatttttacatttatttctttattattttgtgagcttttattttatatataatttttttttattttacatatttgctttgattttgttggttatttattattaatattactgttattatttgtttcatttatcgatttattcttaaactttatttttatatatttatctttaatctttataattagcattttaaatttaattcttctttttctttttatagcaTTGATGGTTGTTTCTGTATTATattctcattaaaaaaatatgctattgaaaattataacttttttttcctatatttgtttattttttgtttttatttctccatttttcatctcttataattatttatttattatcttatttttaccttttctataacaaatttatttgtttttgtacatcttatttatctttttttcactCACTATTCATTCTtactttcttatttctttttctaataattttgttttttattttattttatttatagattattgtttattacatttttattcttgtacatgtgtttatttaaatgtaagtgtttatatgtttatttaaatgtaaGTGTTTGTGTTGAACAAGAAATTTCGGCCAATTAAATTCTGCCCCATAATcacaacaaatattcaataattatattttattgaattttgataattaagtttactcaatccaacccaattCAAGTTCAATAAGCAGATTAGTCAAGTCCAAGCTCAACAAGCAGATGGACCCAAGCCTAATAAGGCAAATGGGCCCAAGCCTAAGTCCAACAGGCAAATTGGTCAAAGTCCAAGCCCAACAAGCAATTGAGTCAAAGGCCACCTAAAGGCcacaaaatttctctataaatagaaacaTTTGTCATTGTCTTttgttgaaggaagaattgaagctctgaagaattgaatattcaaacttctataaagCTCTTCAATAAAGCTCTTaagacgtgcaagttcttATCAACTTCGAGATTATCATCCCTTGAAAGATTGAAAACTTGGAAGAACAAACTTTTCTTGAATTTCAGAAGACTGAAGCTCAAATTgacttgcaactacaacatccTAAAGACCgaagatcaagaaattctaagtttttaacttgtattcgagaaAAAGCATCAAAggagtaaatactagagattgtattcgcaatattcatcaatataacaaagtttaatCTCACGAAATACGTTTCTTagaaatctcgtgtgaacagttTGTTTCATGGtccatttaatatattattgctaatagttgtttaattttttcaatacttttaattaattttcataaaaaaaaaacattcaacGATATAATCAAGAAAATTTGGGAGaccaattttttagaattcttGAAGTGTGAGAAAATCAATTCTTTGAAAGTTCAAGATCGatcttcaatatatttttattaaaatctcaAGATGTTATTTTACGTTTGCTTGATTTATTATGATGTTTCTTTACTCTGGTTTTTACTtatctaattttcttattaaggctcattttcatctttatttaaaatttataaatctttctaattaaaatttttaatattttaaaatactcccaattctaatttttttacgttttaaaatctttcacaaaactcttttttttcaaataagagTTTTGTGaaatcatttagaaaaaaattcatttaaagcTATAATTTGTTATGTTCTTGAAATGctcaatatttaatatatgattttatgaTGTTTTCTAATCAACAACTTTTCTAATATAACttataccatttttattaaaccAAATCGTACCATACAATCTAGAAAATTTGGAAGtccaattttttataattcttgAGGTAAAGGATCACATATTCAAGAATTACAAGATTTgattctaagaaaaaaaatgatcttaattaaagttttaaaacaaatctaTTTATTAGAATGCAATTTCTATGACAGATTTTGAGAAACTGTACTAGTTTCTCACTTTCTTTGGGTGAgaactttttttcaatatagtCTAACGGTTGAAATGTTCTCCAGTTATTTATAAGATCATTGCTTAAAATATTAGAGTAAGGGTAAAATAagacattatttaaaataaaaaaaaaagttaaataatatttccaattcaagatttgaaatttggccaTCATTTTCTAAACGGGTGTTGTGGGATGATAACATCTACCTCATACATAAATGACTCAGGAACTCAACTCTAGTTTTGaagactatttttttttaatcatttaatataaaaattgttaaataattttattttggtgtccTAATCACACGGTAAAAAATATTGGTGGCgactcattttttattttgctttaaaaCGAAACCATTTTAATTAAGGACGTCGGTCACTCCACATCTGTCTCtggcatatatatatagacacgAAATATATAGTGTAGATAGGCGATTTTTGTCTATACTCTAACTATAAGAGcatttttatctcttttatttgaaaagtcTACGTCGATGCAATGTTTGAAAgattaactatattttttaaatgaggTTATAACGGTTTTCATCCATATACTAATTAACCGTAAGAGTatgtgtttgattttttttttaaaaaaaattaatagtatattaatgaaacttttgaaaggTCCGATAgacatttttgaaataatgatgggtgaattatgttttttaaagttcacttcataaatataacaaaagacATAATATTTAGGACCCACgttacaaaataaaagtgtccatgaaatttttttttaaaaaattcaggTTTGTCATTCCTTAACATcgtatttcttctcttctcttctatgattttttttctttgcatcaattttttctcttcttctgtaatttttttaaatattttcgttgacccttctttttcatattcggtcttctccaatttttattttttctttccatcgtctttttcttctttatataagttgttttcctttccatcggacttttctttctttggtaacctttttatatttttttaaacggttat
Coding sequences:
- the LOC101208179 gene encoding terpene synthase 10; protein product: MHVPCTFKVIGVATMCSKTVIRRSGNYQPSIWKHEFIQSLRSEFAEEIYMRRFNQLKGEIRVIMNTIIDDPLKQLELIDMLQRLGISYHFENEIKNVLKTIYDKSYEQEHWKNNNLYATSLEFRLLRQHGFNLSQDVFNNFYSSETKSFNTQMYQDLNGMLFLYEASFLSIEGENILETAKHFTVEYLEKYMKSSKDENEVAIVRHALELPLHWRMPRLDTRWFIDIYERKVDMNPILLEFAKLDFNRVQSIHQQDLKYTSSWWKSSGLGEKLSFARNRLMENFLWTVGFGYEPQFSYYRRMATKINVFITTIDDVYDVYGTLDELQLFTDAIERWDVAAMDELPDYMKICFLALHNSINEMAFDVLRDQGINVIQYLKKGWVDLCKTYMVEATWYHNGYKPTLKEYLDNAWTSISGPVILVHAYVFVTSPTLKDMENLKHYVDLIRYSSTILRLADDLGTSSDELKRGDVPKSIQCYMNDTGASESNARKYIKHLIDETWKKINKIEVENSIIPQVFVDRAKNLARMAQCMYQYGDGHGTAHEETKDRVMSLLIQPISVL